From Paenibacillus graminis, a single genomic window includes:
- a CDS encoding GyrI-like domain-containing protein translates to MAEYTLEHKDSFIVIGLGTELKSDYTDYAGINKEKSDFWHAVSQDGRLDYLKGIAANDYIFAVNEAVNSKMMYYAGVMTEAAAPEEARVIQFPKGEYLVVKGEAQTADELNNKLAGVAFGQALPEAKDFAYVGGPNTSVEMGQRDGLVFGEMWIPVVRK, encoded by the coding sequence ATGGCAGAATATACTCTGGAGCATAAAGACAGCTTTATTGTTATAGGTTTAGGAACTGAGCTAAAGAGCGATTACACAGATTATGCCGGCATTAACAAGGAAAAGTCAGACTTTTGGCACGCTGTCAGCCAGGATGGAAGGCTTGATTATTTAAAAGGCATTGCCGCCAATGACTACATTTTTGCCGTAAACGAAGCGGTGAACAGCAAGATGATGTATTATGCCGGCGTTATGACCGAGGCAGCGGCACCGGAAGAAGCGAGAGTGATTCAATTTCCTAAAGGGGAATACCTGGTTGTTAAAGGAGAAGCGCAGACAGCCGATGAATTAAATAATAAGCTGGCCGGCGTTGCCTTTGGCCAAGCCTTGCCGGAAGCCAAGGATTTTGCCTATGTCGGGGGGCCGAACACATCGGTGGAAATGGGGCAGCGGGACGGCTTGGTTTTTGGGGAAATGTGGATTCCTGTTGTAAGGAAATAA
- a CDS encoding helix-turn-helix transcriptional regulator: MKKVERINTIMRYINNRAHFTISEIMREFNISRSTAIRDIREIEALGMPLVAEVGRDGGYSVMRNSVLPVVRFTDNEVKALFIAFMATRNQQLPYLKSRQSLAEKLLGLISENQQDDLFHLNQILLFEGTNPSNPDLLDLSDLPHPMLEQLIQILLVDSYLLITVEEKKVIKSYPIYLLHLYREKSLWLIEGFDLQEEKKQIYPVDHLTNVIPHPAKKRLSKKKILEKLSKQEEEINLILELGPDAIAQFKKYHPLNISISYTNPYQTTAILKTFINVNKPKEAAEITNWLLFLGGDIKVRQMPEEVLEGLQERIRLYCPL, translated from the coding sequence ATGAAAAAAGTTGAACGGATTAATACCATCATGCGGTATATTAACAATCGTGCCCATTTTACCATTTCTGAAATCATGCGGGAGTTCAACATCTCCCGTTCAACGGCTATTAGGGATATCCGGGAAATTGAAGCCTTGGGGATGCCGCTTGTCGCTGAAGTTGGAAGGGATGGCGGGTATTCTGTCATGCGCAACTCTGTCCTTCCGGTTGTCCGGTTTACCGATAATGAGGTCAAAGCTCTTTTTATCGCTTTTATGGCAACAAGAAATCAACAGCTCCCCTATTTAAAAAGCCGCCAGTCTTTGGCTGAAAAATTACTGGGCCTCATCTCCGAAAATCAGCAGGATGACCTGTTTCATTTAAATCAAATTTTGCTTTTTGAAGGGACCAATCCGAGCAATCCCGACCTGCTTGATCTTTCAGACCTCCCCCATCCCATGTTAGAACAACTGATTCAAATCCTTCTTGTGGACAGCTATTTATTAATTACCGTCGAAGAAAAGAAGGTGATTAAGTCTTATCCCATTTATCTCTTGCACCTTTACCGTGAGAAAAGCCTTTGGCTGATTGAAGGCTTTGACTTACAGGAAGAAAAGAAGCAGATTTATCCAGTCGACCATCTCACCAATGTCATACCCCACCCGGCGAAAAAAAGATTAAGCAAGAAAAAGATACTGGAAAAACTAAGCAAGCAGGAAGAGGAGATTAATCTTATCCTTGAGCTTGGTCCTGATGCGATTGCCCAATTCAAAAAATACCATCCCTTAAATATTTCAATTTCCTATACGAATCCTTACCAGACCACAGCCATTCTAAAGACTTTTATCAATGTTAATAAGCCCAAAGAAGCGGCCGAAATCACAAATTGGCTGCTGTTCCTGGGTGGGGATATCAAGGTTAGGCAAATGCCGGAAGAAGTCTTAGAAGGTTTACAAGAGAGAATACGCTTATACTGCCCTTTATAA
- a CDS encoding NAD(P)-dependent alcohol dehydrogenase, protein MITVNARATFSPEGPFKLTTIERRELQPHDVLIEIRYAGICHSDIHTARGEWGPVKYPLVPGHEIAGIVSQIGSEVTKYVVGDRVGVGCMVDSCGECANCHKGEEQYCLHGMTGTYAAIDRYGQYTQGGYSTHIVVTEDFVVRIPDGIELDAAAPLLCAGITTYSPLRHWEAGPGKKIAVVGLGGLGHMALKLAHAMGAEVTVLSQTLKKKEEALELGADYYYASSDPETFKQLAGSFDLIINTVSAKIDINAYLSLLSLDGTLVNVGAPAEPLPVNAMSLIGHRRSFAGSMIGGIRETQEMLDFCAEHRIAPEIEIIHANQIDEAWERVLASDVRYRFVIDISTMGKE, encoded by the coding sequence ATGATAACTGTTAATGCACGGGCTACTTTTAGTCCAGAAGGTCCGTTCAAGCTGACCACCATTGAGCGGAGAGAGCTTCAACCTCATGATGTCCTCATTGAGATTAGGTACGCCGGGATTTGCCACTCTGACATTCATACAGCCCGCGGCGAGTGGGGACCGGTAAAATATCCGCTGGTTCCAGGACACGAGATTGCCGGAATTGTCTCTCAGATTGGCTCTGAAGTTACAAAGTATGTGGTTGGCGACCGTGTAGGGGTAGGCTGTATGGTTGACTCCTGCGGAGAATGTGCTAATTGCCATAAGGGCGAAGAACAGTATTGTCTTCATGGAATGACAGGTACTTATGCTGCCATAGACAGATATGGCCAATATACGCAAGGAGGTTATTCCACGCATATCGTTGTAACCGAAGATTTCGTGGTTCGCATTCCAGACGGCATTGAGCTGGATGCCGCAGCTCCGCTGCTCTGTGCCGGCATCACGACATACTCGCCGCTCCGCCATTGGGAAGCCGGTCCAGGTAAGAAAATAGCTGTTGTTGGACTTGGCGGGCTTGGACACATGGCCCTGAAGCTTGCTCATGCAATGGGGGCTGAGGTTACTGTTCTATCACAGACATTGAAGAAAAAAGAAGAGGCCCTGGAGCTCGGGGCAGATTATTATTATGCTTCTAGCGACCCGGAAACGTTTAAGCAGCTGGCCGGCTCGTTTGACCTTATTATCAATACAGTGAGCGCAAAAATTGATATCAATGCTTACCTGTCATTGCTGTCGTTGGATGGTACGCTGGTCAACGTTGGAGCGCCGGCAGAACCATTGCCGGTCAACGCAATGTCACTTATCGGCCACCGCCGGTCGTTTGCCGGATCGATGATTGGCGGGATTCGTGAAACGCAGGAAATGCTTGATTTCTGTGCTGAACACCGTATTGCTCCGGAAATTGAGATTATTCATGCTAATCAGATTGATGAAGCTTGGGAGCGGGTATTAGCTTCAGATGTCCGGTACCGGTTTGTGATCGACATCAGCACGATGGGGAAGGAATAA